ttgtagcaaatgaaaagaaaagcaaaaacaggAACCACCAGCAACAGGGacaaaacagaaacactctctataaaaaggaaataaagtgGAGACTGTTGTATCTTTATTTCGGTACAAGTATTTATAAACAGGATTTAGTGCAATGAGCACCTCTCTATTCTTGGGAATTTCCACCccacttttaaaactaaaataggcTCTTCAAACAAGTCCCGGCACATGCATGACTGTTTTTCGTCCTGTTTACTACTGAGACAAAATAGTGTAGGGACTGctaaaaactgtacaaaacatTTTACTGATTTCAGAATTTTGTTGcactttacacacaaatattatgggaaaaaaagaaaaatcactgtATTCACAAAAAATGTAAGCAGTATAACTGTTTTCATCATCCGTAGGAATAAAatattgattgtgtgtgtgtgtggtttcagaATATTCTTTTCAATAGTAAGAATAATTGTTTTCTCCCAACATTCCTTCTGTCATGACCTGAAAAATAACTTCTCAGATAGTTGCTAGAAATTCATATTAATTGTAAGATATATCCAgggctgggaaggttactttaaaaatgtatttcactacagattacaaaatacaagctttaaaaaataatcagtaaTGTATTTCGTTACATTACTCAGGTTTAGTAACGTAATCTAAATACTTTAGAATACTTTGAAATACTTAAAGGGGTCGTAttatgcgatttaaatttttcctttctctttggagtgttacaagctcttggtgcataaagaagatctgtaaagttgcaaagactaaagtctcaaacccaaagccCTAAaaaggctcgttctaacacgcccccacatgtctacgtcactgtgggaagatttgcataacaccgcccaaatattAACGCAAAGAAAgacgtaccttttattctcgctgttttAAGCTATGAAACCCCTTTAAGCTATGAAACACACAAAGGAAAATATTAACCTGAtgtcttgtttttatgctttccaactctaaataaaaattatgtctaCCAGACATAaggtttgttttctttgcattttatttttaacaacatcagttttccacagaatttctatgaacaacaaaaaaaatgttatgtcatttttaaatctTCCAATCAATATAAATTCAATTTGAATACAATGAATGGGATTCCGTGCTGTTTCATGCTGCATTCTTCAAAACGAATCCAGACACACcgaacacataataaaagaagcCAAAACAACTGGCACAATTGTCCAAGATATACAATAGATTTGTTTAATGAATGGACCAAACTTTAAATGATGATAATCCTCTCTATTGAGAAGCGATCGGAACAAAAGAATCGCTGAGTCAAAATTGACAGGGCTCGTTTCCCACGGTTGCAAGCAATGTCGTTACAGTACAATATTTAACAACCACAGTTcactaacgatgcttttgggaaacacacctcAGATCTATCCAGTTTGTGAACCACTGGTTTCCACACTGGTTTCGTTAAAcaaaattaatgattattttaaaagattgactCAAACGAATCATCTGTTCACGAATTGGATCATGAACTCGCGTTACTGCGCCAAAGATGATCTATTCTAGAACATTTCGAATGAATGAAGACTTCAAGTTCACCTGTAAAGCACATAAAGCTATCGTTtgactttataaacttttatttcatgcatgattCGTATAGATCTGTTAACTGAATGCAAAGTGTGAATTCTAGGAGAATTTTTGTGTCGTGATGAGCATGGATGCACGCCCACTAGGAGTTGCTAAATGAATAGGGTGCTGCACAGTTTGTTTGGTGCCTCAAGTTGCCTTAATGGTTAAAATCCCCAAActgtttacttaaatattaaattaagaaatgacattaccaaagtgattacttttatttttaatctaaaatacttttcggatgtaactgtaatctgattacccctcatttaaaatgtaattataacgaaatacagttactcatattttgtgttttaaatgcgTGACGCCGTTACATGCATTTCATTACTCCCCAGCCCTGGATATATCTGAGAAACTTGAaatctatttgtttttctgttgtatgTTAGATTGGACGATCAACGGAAGGCCCTATTGACTTTGTGGTGACTGACACTGTGTCGGGTGGAGGGGAGAGTGAGGACACACCCATCACTCAAAGCACCATCTCCCGCTTTGCCTGCCGGGTGGTGTGTGAACGTAACCCGCCCTACACAGCACGTATCTACGCTGCAGGCTTTGATTCTTCCAAGAATATATTTCTCGGAGTAAGTGGGTTTTCTTGCCTGATCTTGAAATGGAATTGTCTGTGGGATACATTTCTCATCGGAGTTACTttattaagcttttatttatatatacttgtgTATCTGCTGTCTTGGGAAGTATCCACTGGAACTGATCTAAACTTACCTGGTAAATATAGGTGTGTCCGGCGAACTGGAATGAGTCACCCATGTGTAACTATAAAGAGTGCAGtgcattcatttttgtttatgtatagtAATTAAGTCTCTCTGTAGGAGAAAGCAGCCAAATGGAAGAATCCAGATGGTCACATGGACGGGCTGACAACCAATGGTGTGCTAGTCATGCACCCGCGGGGCGGGTTCACACAGGAGTCCAAGCCTGGTGTGTGGAGGGAGATATCAGTGTGTGGAGATGTTTACACACTGAGAGAAACACGGTCCGCTCTAACTCGAGGCAAACTGGTTAGTATGTCTGCTGCAACTGTATAAATATTGATATCCACATGATGAAGGGGTCTTAGCTGAACATGAGAAAAAACaatgttcaaaatatttaagttttttttatgaagtgCATATTGAGGAAAAAACTAAGTTATGGATGTGACAAAACTCTGTTATGGATGTGACGTGtctgaaatacacacaaaatctGAAATCAACAATTAAATCATCATGTCACTTTTGTTGACACACAAAATTACTCTTAATGCTAGTTTTGACATTAAGAAAACCATCTGAAattattctgaagattttttgaactttatgaatgattattgtAGGTccaagtggtgtgtgtgtgtgtgtgtgagagagtaacTGGAAGCAGGCAGAGTATGGCTGTTTCTAAAGAacgcagtgccatctgctggtaAAAACTAATCTCAGAATCAATTCAAGAGAATCCTGATGCATTCGGAAAATAGTACAATTAATCCACGGATCAGCTGACAATACTGATATACATGTCATTAAGACCTATCTTATCTGAGGTGATGAAAGAATAACTAACTGGGCTATCTCAGCTGCTGAACTATCACGTCATGCTACATGATATGAGACATTAATATAACTAGATTTCTATTCAACTTACTTTCCCTGATTCTGTGCCGTTTTTAGTGTCATCTTGCCATTTTTACTCTGTGTAAAATAGTCTTCGAGCTGTCAAAACCTGAGCTTGAATGGCAGGTAGCGTGAGAGTGCGCCTGTTTCGAGCCTAAATTAATCAGGTTCCTCGTGCACTTTCAGGATGCCTCTCTACTAGGACgtgaatattatataaacacacaggACAGTCACGGAACATTACAGCAGAGATGATAAcgattttcattattatttgagatGTCGATCCCTATCCAATTTATTTATAACATCATAAATATCTCCAGTGAACAACCATTTGTTTCATTAACGTTTACTTATGATTGCCCTTATAGCTAACGACATTAGGCAATGTTACATTTCACTGAAACACGGAAGAGTAATGTTTTTATCACTGTCATGCCACCTGCGGAAGGAACATGCGTTATATCACgtgtttaatttttcaatttttcttttaatgtaacGTCCGTAACGTCACGCCCATAACGcaaaattaaagtgtttacaaGTAACAAAAGTGTGTGAAGTTCATCACATGATACCTTTTATATGAGTTTACATTGCACAGAAACAttgaatatttttgcattaacACTGTATGTGTAGCATAAACTTATCCTCTAAAACGTTATGGACGTTACCTGGCCCTGGAACTCAAAGACACATTTAACAAGAGGCTTATAAATTTATAGAGCTTTTGACTTTTTAGTACCTATGGATATTGTCTTACTCCGATCATGTTTGTTTCACTATGTTCAGTTTGCAAAGTCATAGTTATATTTcagagttatatatttttttatattgattgttttttttttaagggaatggTTAGTGTCTTTTTAAGGGAGTGTTAAAATGTTCTACAGATAGAAAGGAAGCAAAGCAGTTACTTTGGTTATTAAGAGTTGTGCTATACAAGCTGCCGCAGTATGTTTGAGTCTTCGAACCTCTAGCTCCTCCTGGAGGACAAATGTGTTTATGCACTCTTTCATTGTTACCATACTACATCAACTGTTTTGCTAATAAACACactgctaaaaataaatacttgagACAAACATTAAACCTCATGGATATGTGTTCGTAAACAAAAGTTAACAGTCTCAGATATTGAAAAACAATATCCAGCCATCAATTAATCCATCAAACTCATTGAGAAATGTTAACAATGTTGCACTAAGTGTAACAAAAACTGTTTGTGTGAGCCCTGTGATGGACTGGCCATTTGTCCAAGATGTTTCCCTGTCTAAAGCCTGAGATCCTGGGATAGGCTCCAGTTTCCCGGCAGCCCAACATGGGACATGTGTTTTGAAAAAGGATTGATCACCTGTAATGAATGCACTGCTCAGATGTATGTTTTATGCTCAGGTGGAGAGTGAGAGTAACGTACTCCAGGATGGCTCTCTGGTTGACCTGTGCGGAGCCACACTACTCTGGCGCACAGCTGACGGCCTTTTCCACACCCCCACTCAGAAGCACCTGGAGGCCTTGCGGCAAGAGCTGAACGCAGCCCGGCCTCAGTGCCCCGTGGGCCTCAACACCCTGGCCTTTCCCAGCATGCAACGCTGCAGCCGTGCCCTGGCCAGTGTCCCCACCCAGGAGGACAAGCAGCCGTGGGTCTATCTTGCTTGTGGCCACGTTCATGGCTACCACGACTGGGGCCACCGTTCTGAACGAGACCCCAATGCTCAAAGAGAGTGTCCCATGTGCAGAACCGTGGGCCCCTACGTGCCACTCTGGCTCGGATGCGAACCAGCCTTTTACGTCGATACCGGCGCACCAACGCATGCCTTTGTACCTTGCGGTCACGTGTGCTCTGAAAAGTCAGCCCGGTATTGGGCGGAGATTCCTTTACCGCACGGCACCCACGCTTTCCATGCCGCCTGCCCCTTCTGCGCTACCCAACTCAATCTGGCACAAAAGTGGGCGAAGCTCATTTTTCAGGGGCCTATAGACTGAGAGTGTAGAGGAGGTGGACAGTGGATTATCGCGTAACTGGAGTCCAGTATGCTGAAGGACAATTCCTAGAAGGTGCGACCGCAAGCTGTGAAACTGCCCTTGAAATGCGTTTGCTGGAGAGCAGGTTCTTGCTCATGACTGTGGTGATAGTTAGCGAATGACAGGTGTCCGTCATGATTTCCTTAGTTATTGTCTAACAGCCTTCAAGATGTCAGTTCACACCTGTATGAGCACATCACTCAGgagatttaatatatttctacACCTGGCTTTAGACTAGAGATGCTTTTTGTTCTGTCTTGGTGATCAACCTTCCTGTGGAGTTTTGTTGCTTTAATAATCCTTCCATTGATTTCCAAAGAACTTGATTATCTGGTTCTAGTGTGTAGAGTTGGAACTAAACTGTGCAGAATGGTCAGAGCCCCAGGACCAGGACTTAACATCCATTATTTTAAGTAGTTCAATGTGTGGGCAGGATCCCAAACTCCACTGAGGGCTTCTACAAGGATCCACCTGTTGGAGAAGTGATTTGGGATCTGCAGTACTAAAATGGTTGTttccaaagaataaaaaaatggtgATTCTGATGAGTTTTATAACATGAAGAGTTACCAACATAACACTCCTAAAGGATCCTGCAGGAATAATAACCAGCCACAGTGGAAGCTTCATTTTCAGATGGATCGTGCATTAAAGAATTACAGTGATTTGTCAGTTTAGCCTAGTTCTCTGTTCATAAAAGTATTCGGAAACTAACACATGCTGTTTTTCTGTCTAAAAGCTTTGATGTAAAGGTATTTTTATTCATACTGGGGTAACCAGTAAGCAGATTAACAACGGATGTTGCCAAATATTTATGGAACTGGCTTTAGAGTTAGTAACTAAAGTAGTAGATCTTGAAAATTGTGTCCCAAATATTTTGGTACTGCTTATAACTTGCCACTTGTTCGTTTGCCACATGTtgatattgatatatataatCACAGTAGATGTGAGAAATGTGGAATATTCTGCAGTTACCATCTAAacaaatgtagaaaataatgAGAATGAAAACGATGATGGTGGAGGTTTATGGCGTAAAGGAGCTATGAAGCAGTGTTCACTTGATGATGATTTCTCATTGGTCAAAATTCTTCCTATTTCAACTGTTTTATAAGCTTGTCATgagatttaaaatgactttattccACTATTTTCCTAAAATTTATACAGAGATGATTTCTAATGTCTAAAGACATTTTTACAGGGAAGTGAAGAAGATATTTTAGACGTACTGAAggggtatttttataaaaacttgCATTTACAGAGCCTTTTTACTCACTGAAAAGTATTTTACTACACCATAGCCCATGTACAGTTAGTTTTAAAACAGatactaatatatttattcaaatatgtacTTTAGGTGTCGGTATGAATGTATCAGCCTGAACAACAACAAATGGTCATCACTCATTTATAAGTGCATGCTGTGTCTGGAGACTTAACCTGTGAACAGTCGGTagtcatgtattttttattgatgcACAAGCCTTTGATCCATCTTCTGATTATGCTTGTGTTTGCAAAATAACCCAATGTTCCTCCAACACTCCATGTTGATTTCAGACCCAATATGAAATGTAACGCTCTAAAATGTCACATTGGATTTCATTTGTTAATTGAATGTTCTGTTCTCTTTTTTGTTTAGATATACAAGTAGTACTTGTGGTGTAAACGCCTTGTGTGGTTATACATACACTAGAGGATATTGTGTTTCCTTGAAACATATCATTGTGAAATTTTCACACCAAAAGCAAAATGAATTCTGGTTGGGGAGTATACTTACTAAAGCAAAGCTACTGTTTATTAACAATGATGGTGCTTCCATGTGGAGTAAACTAAAATAaggccattttttattttttttttaaatgccaaaaagGACTTTGTGAAAAAGCTTTTATATTTTGTCAGGTTGAATTCCAGGGAGTACAATACATGTGTAAACCATTGTAAATTTCAGTTGTTCAAAATTAGGCACAATAAACATTACACTACAGAGCTTTAGTGTTTTAATTGCAGCTTTGCAACAACagtgtaaaaaaagagcttttcgCTGCAAGTAGACAGTTTAACACAGAAAGAAACAACACTGAAGTGATGGAGTACAGACACTGAATCTATTAGCCACGCAGtcaatatttgtgatgttttaatcaagATGCAAAACTGATGTTTGGCCAcagggctgtaaaaaaaaaaaaaaaatagtccatgCTGCATTTACATTTGTCTTTGCATTTTTGTTatcacattttgtaaataaaagacaTTTCACTGCAAAAGCTTTAGTCGTAATAAACCAGCGATGTGTCTTCTAGACATGTATGTATTGGAAAACGCTTCTGTTTctttcattacttcagagttatccATGTAGATATTTTCAGAATGCCCTTTAAGAGCAGAgaattttttcatgtttcaaaCATGAATAACCAAACTTGTGTGCTGAGTGAATGAGTGAAGTTCACACTCTGCCTAACATCTCTACCATGAGGCTGTCACTGTCTTTAGGTCAAAAGTTTAGAGAAACTTTACTACACTTGCTAATGAATGTTAAATCCTGCACATTTCAGGCCTATAAAGAGTCTAGCTGCGTCCCAAATTATGCACTGTGCACTCAACCATGTAGAGTATGAatattataaggttattttgtcattacaaaacgtcatagaatagtgcataagtacgcgatTTGGGACGCACCTCCTGTCTGCTTCTTCCTACTCCTTTTTCTTCAGTTGCTCTTACATTACATCATCAAACCCATCATAAAGTTAAAAGTTCAAAATTTAGTTCCCAACAAaattatgaaggtttttttttttttttttgaagataacgcttggaaacaaaacaaatcatcacCAGAGATCTGATGTTGTgagagattaaaataaaaaaatattaaaattaagatcACTAAAAATGATAAGAAATCGTCCACGTTTCTTTTTTGAAGTTGTGTGAATTATTAACGCCCACAAGAGGGTGCtgttatcatattttataaactTGAAATTTTTCACAGTGacactaacattttttttcatgagcTAAAGCTACTGTAGAAACATTATGACTGCATTTAagaataattcaataaattaaacGTCTTTTTAGtacaattttcacatttttactgcaatttatatttttaatttgttgccttttttaataatacatttagttCATGAAGGGAGCACCTTTCATGAAGTTAAGCCATTGTATTTATAATAACCTTCTGATtataataatctatttttttaatatactaaactaaaaataaattaagaagcaaccaatttaaaatgcataatattaacacgagattaaaaaaaaaaaaaaaaacatgaaactatTTTAACTAAATTTTCACTAACACTCTGTGAATAACATTTTTagctattaatttttaaaagcattcaCGCAATGGCTCGTTTGCAGTTGTGCATGTTCCCTGTTTCAAACTAACTGTGAATCTGAAAAATTACACTTGAATCACAGAATGAAAGGGCTTCAAATAATGGCAACCAAACAGTGATGACATATTGTCCCTTTCATACGCGCTCTCTCTGCAAATAAGGGCATATAAAAGGATTTCGATTCTGAGCATGCCATTTAGCTGCTTTGAAAGGGAAGATCAGTGGGATGCCATGACTGCTAATTAACATTTCCTCCTGTAGATGCTGGGGAGATGGGATGTGTCTCGGTCCCACTCTACGCTGTCTCTCCAAATGACAGTCAGCGTAGTAAAGGTGACAGAAAGCTCGTTGGGAAATCTCTGCTTGGCTTGCCCCCCATTTAAGAGggtttattaaaaatgacataacgTCTGCATTTGTGATGAAGCTTACGGCTTGTCTTTTGTGGTTATTTTGTAATGTGAAAAATTCTCAAGTGTGATGTAATATTAAATGCCTGAAAAGGCCACCTCACTACGAAGTCATACACAGAGGATGGCTGTCACAAACGACCGAAATATGTGCTCCTGTACTCTGTTCTCTCCTTGTTTGAATTATGAAAATAAGATTAAGCCTTACAGCTGGTACCTTTCCTGTCTTTGCACTGATTTTGAAATATACAGTTCAGCAATAGTTTCTCTTATGAGATCTGTGCATTCACCAAAACTGTTCGAGACGTAATGTGGAAGGCTTAGCAAGGGAATATTGCATGCTCGtgctcagagagagaaagagagaatgtctTTTTATTTGCTGCCTGCTAGCTGTCTCCTTCAGGATGCCTGCCAGCTCAGACAGTCAACTGCTGAAGGATCAAAGCCGCAGAAAATCAAGACATGTCACCCCCATCAGCAGTGTCAAGATTGGGACATCAAACCAAAATATGGTTTGAGTGCTGAGTCCTCTAGAAAGGTGATTTTCAGACAATGTTAGGCTTCTTTATCAATCTTTTAGAACAAAGAAAATTGATGATAATTACAGTGCAGTGAAGTGGTCTTGTTAAAATGTGTTCGTTTCTGTATGTAACATGGATGTTGTAATGTTCATCTTCACTAGTCATGTTGAGagatttttttgctatttttcctCTTTCTATTAATTTGTTCAAAAGAATTGTGCAAATATATGTGATGACTTCAAATGCACCTCTTCTAAAAATGTCGCAAtatcataaaaagtcataatacAGGAataaaattcttgaaaagaaaaaaaaacttacaatatataaaaaaaaattataatatattatagctTATAAAAGTCTTCTAATTTTCTGTGTAGTATCGCAAAGTCATGTGGTCATGGGGAGTACTGGAAATTATATCAAAGGTAAGTATCAGAAATATCAGACAATATTATCTTTTTATGATATTAGTTAAGgttataaaatgtcatgtggtgtgtatttatatatatatatatatatataatatatataccttttataatatatatatatatatatgatatatatatatatataaaacatttaccttttataAATGATGATTGAGAaatattttaccttttatttactGGTTACACCGCATGACATTTTATGTCattaaatgtaacttttgaaaaccatataaaagctcttagataaaaaaaaaaaggattttcccCCTTTTGTTTATGTACACTTATTGATCTTGTTTTTTTGAATTCACTTCATGATCAGTCCTGACcgcatgaggttttttttt
The sequence above is drawn from the Cyprinus carpio isolate SPL01 chromosome A17, ASM1834038v1, whole genome shotgun sequence genome and encodes:
- the LOC109107647 gene encoding E3 ubiquitin-protein ligase pellino homolog 2-like; the protein is MVRSTPLVLFLLQRGWKRYTTQDWERVNGKYGTVQRPLKSFPFFRRWIDRVTERDSCLKSLMFSPGQEEHCAPTKEPVKYGELVVLGYNGSLPNGDRGRRKSRFALYKRAKANGVKPSTVHILNTPQASKAVNCKGQHSISYTLSRNQTVVVEYSHDKDTDMFQIGRSTEGPIDFVVTDTVSGGGESEDTPITQSTISRFACRVVCERNPPYTARIYAAGFDSSKNIFLGEKAAKWKNPDGHMDGLTTNGVLVMHPRGGFTQESKPGVWREISVCGDVYTLRETRSALTRGKLVESESNVLQDGSLVDLCGATLLWRTADGLFHTPTQKHLEALRQELNAARPQCPVGLNTLAFPSMQRCSRALASVPTQEDKQPWVYLACGHVHGYHDWGHRSERDPNAQRECPMCRTVGPYVPLWLGCEPAFYVDTGAPTHAFVPCGHVCSEKSARYWAEIPLPHGTHAFHAACPFCATQLNLAQKWAKLIFQGPID